Genomic window (Chryseobacterium bernardetii):
CAGGAAAAAATATTCGAACTATACGGAGATTATCTTTTGAACCAAGGAGAAAAACCAAAAAACGTTTATCTCTTCGCTAAAGAAAACAACTTTGAAGAGAAAGAATTTTACCATTATTTTTCTGGGTTTGATGAGATCGAAAGAGAGATGTTGAATCATCTTTTCACAAAATCTCTTGAGCTTGTCTCAGAAGTGAATTCTCCCAGCGAAGTTACGACCAGGGAAAAACTCCTGAATGTCTATTATATTTTCTTTGAAAATCTTACAATGAACCGTTCATTAGTATTATCGATTTTGGGGAACAATAAAATTCAGAACATCAAAACGCTTCAGAATCTTCGGGAAACTCACAAGCAATTTGTTAACACTTTGAATTTTAGGGAATGGGAAATGATTGAAAAAGCGAAAGAAGATATCCGGAAATTCAACGAGAGATCAAGACAGGAAGTTCTTTGGCTACATTTGGTTTCCGCTATTGACTTTTGGAAAAAAGATACTTCTGCTGATTTTGAAAAGACCGATATTTTCATCGAAAAAACTATCGATACAGGTTTTGAACTTATAGACAACGAACCATTGAGAAAGGTAATTGACCTTGGAAAATTTTTATGGAAAGAAAAGTTTAAAATGAGCTAAATGAAAACATTAGATAAAATTCCTACAGGAAAAATTGAACGCACAGGCAGCCTTCTCAAAGCAGGGGCAAAAGTTGGAGTCAACTACCTGAAATATTACGGAAACAAAATAACAAAAAATGAAGATAAAGCCCGCAAAATTCTAAACGAAGACAACGCAGCAGACATTTACAATTCTTTAAAAGAACTTAAAGGTTCCGCTCTCAAAGTTGCCCAAATGCTGAGTATGGAAAAAAATATCCTTCCGGTGGAGTATGTTGAGAAATTTTCACTCTCACAGTTTTCCGTTCCGCCATTATCGGGTGCTTTGGTAAAGAAAACATTCAGAAAATATTTCGGAAAAAATCCGGATGATATTTTTGATGAATTTTCTGCCGAATCAGTGAATGCTGCAAGTATAGGACAAGTTCATACAGCAAAAAAAGATGATAAGAAACTGGCGGTTAAAATTCAGTATCCGGGCGTAAGAGAGAGTATTTCCAGCGACTTAAAAATGGTAAAGCCGATTGCCATGAAGATGTTCAACATTAAAAAAGAAGGCTCGGAATCTTACTTTCAGGAAGTAGAAGATAAATTGTTCGAGGAAACCGATTATAATCTGGAGCTGAAACGCAGCCAGCATTTTGCAGAAGAATGCAATCATCTTCCAAATGTAAAATTCCCGCATTATTATCCTCAATATTCTTGTGAGAAAATCATTACGATGGATTGGATGTCGGGA
Coding sequences:
- a CDS encoding TetR family transcriptional regulator C-terminal domain-containing protein, yielding MQEQTNITQEKIFELYGDYLLNQGEKPKNVYLFAKENNFEEKEFYHYFSGFDEIEREMLNHLFTKSLELVSEVNSPSEVTTREKLLNVYYIFFENLTMNRSLVLSILGNNKIQNIKTLQNLRETHKQFVNTLNFREWEMIEKAKEDIRKFNERSRQEVLWLHLVSAIDFWKKDTSADFEKTDIFIEKTIDTGFELIDNEPLRKVIDLGKFLWKEKFKMS
- a CDS encoding ABC1 kinase family protein; translated protein: MKTLDKIPTGKIERTGSLLKAGAKVGVNYLKYYGNKITKNEDKARKILNEDNAADIYNSLKELKGSALKVAQMLSMEKNILPVEYVEKFSLSQFSVPPLSGALVKKTFRKYFGKNPDDIFDEFSAESVNAASIGQVHTAKKDDKKLAVKIQYPGVRESISSDLKMVKPIAMKMFNIKKEGSESYFQEVEDKLFEETDYNLELKRSQHFAEECNHLPNVKFPHYYPQYSCEKIITMDWMSGIHFSEFTKKQNSQDDLNKMGQTLWDFYMYQMHILKKVHADPHPGNFLISENKELLVIDFGCIKEIPEDFYIPYFELAKEENLKNPEVFRERLFTLEILREDDSSQEKDFFARLFYELLELFTRPFNQEKFDFSDESFFQEIADLGQKYAKAGDLKGMNTNRGSRHFIYLNRTFFGLYNMMHDLKAKDVVINNFKNYCK